GAATGGTCTTATGACTTACGACAGGAAGGTAATAAAAGTGCCGGAAGCAAAGCTGAAACAGGTTCATCAAAAGCTGTACAATAAATCTCTTGTAAAGTTGCCGTAGGGCTTTAGTTCAAACAAGGTGCTGATTCTAAGGGGGAAGTTTCTTTTTGTATTTTGGAATCAGCACTTTTTTTATAATCACTTTGTCCCTTTAACATGGAGGGCAATTTCGCTCGTATGTGCTATATCTAATGTTGTTCCTGGCTTAATATCAAGAAAACGCTCAAGATAGACGTCTATAATGCCTTCAAGGACACGTCTTCTTGATTCTTTGAATTCGGGACTTACGGTGAATTTTGAAAGTCGCATACTTCCTTTATCATCTACCAAAACAGAGAATGAATAGTTAAAATCCTTATAGGCTTTATCAATTGTAATGCTATACTCCGGGTAAAGGTATTCATCCGAGGGGCTTACATGGAGGAGGTCGTGTGGGTCAAGTTGTACTTTGAGTTTGTTTACTTTGATCTCAGGGATTTTGCTTTTGAGAACAACGGGCATCCGGGCTGCGAATGCACTGTCTCTGACTCCGGGATTCCTGTTTGCCTTCGCTGATTTTGCCTGGATGAACAATGTGTCTTTATGTGAAGGCTTACGAAGCTGCTCAGGGTCGGCATGTGTTTTTTGAAGGTAAGCATATGAATAGAACTTCATGTAGGCATTGGAAAAGTCTTTTGATACCTTTTTTTCCTCCACAGAAAGGAGCTGAAAAATGAGGCTGTCTTTGCTTACCGTTTTAATTCTCATCCAGTGGCGGGCGATATTAAATACCGAGTCATGATCATGATAAATAGGATAGTGGTAAAACACCTTTGCCTGCGGATGAAAAATCATCAGAGAGTCGTCTGAAAGAAGATACATTTTCCAGGTTGGTTCAAGCTCATATCCCTGATCGTTAAAGGATAGTCCGGAGGTAAAGTACCTGTCGGTTTCGATATACTGCATTCCAAGCACTGCTTTAAAGGTCGGCCTATCATTTTCTTTTGGCTTTTCCCGGCTGCATCCACTAATTATTGAAAGAGTTAGCATAACCCTAAGGAGAGACAGTCCGGGCTTTCTACAGAAGTATTTTAAAATCATCAAGGGCTAAAATAGATATTTCTGCAATTCATAAAGTCAATGGTAATAGAAATGTGCCTATTAATCTATCAAACCGCTACCTGGCTTTATCTAATCGCCTGATTTTTGAGGTGTAATCTTGAGTTTGGAGATATCGAAACCTTTACTCATCGCCGAAATAAGCAGCTCTTTATAGGTTTCTTTTTCCATCCACGGCTTTCTGCTAAGAATCCATAGGTATTTACGGTTAGGATGGCCAACCATGGCGTATGAGTAGTCAGATGCAAGATCGATAATCCAATACTTTCCGCTGAAAGGCCAAAAAAAGCTTACGTTTAGTTTGGCATTGCTAACAGGGTCGGAAATTGATGCCTTTCCGGTTGCCGTTCTCTGTATTCCTTTA
The window above is part of the Arcticibacter tournemirensis genome. Proteins encoded here:
- a CDS encoding lipocalin family protein; this encodes MKKSIPMIAAAALVFGTAALIIKKLLEQPLDTVPKVDLNRYLGRWYEIAAIPQRFEKGCTYTTAQYSLNDDGTIAIKNSCISKGIQRTATGKASISDPVSNAKLNVSFFWPFSGKYWIIDLASDYSYAMVGHPNRKYLWILSRKPWMEKETYKELLISAMSKGFDISKLKITPQKSGD